In the genome of Mytilus edulis chromosome 14, xbMytEdul2.2, whole genome shotgun sequence, the window CCttgacataaaattaaaaaaattggccACTTAATTTTCGCCAGAATCGtatctatttttagtaacagcCTCATTTGCATAATTATGTAAATTCATTATAAAACCAAGGAAAAATCCAACTTTTAATGCCTTTTAAGAACTACCGAAAAGCATATTAAATGGGGTAGTTGAGTTTTTAGAGTAATGTCAGGTGGAACCCTTCCATTTTCCTATGTAATggtcaatacaaaaaaaaatttaaacgatTTGGCACATTGCCAGGAGCACGGACACAAAGGCGGGTTTTTTCATACCTGAATTTACATGGTTTTCATTTGCTTGTAACTTGCAAGACCCATTCCAGATATGTTTGCAACGTATATCAGTTTGAACTATGGGGTATGgtttatatcaaaacaaaatattaagctTGGCAAATGACTATTATATGTTAATTTATACCTTGGAAGATTGGTAATTTTAGTCCCCTATTGAcaaattttgatttcattttaattGAATTCTAAACACAATTGGAAATAAAATGGCACATTTAATCATTTGGAAAAGTCAAATAAAGTAACTAAAACATGAAATAAGAAGTGTTTGTACCGCAAGTGCAAAAGTCACTAAATTGTCTGGAACTAGTGAGTCATCTTTTATGCTTTTCCGTGGACTTATCTCCCTTGGGTAAAATCTCCACTCCAAAATGTCAGCTTCCAGTGATGGTTTGACAGACGACATTTACAGTGAAGTTTGTGACTTTTCCTATCTTGGTGGAGGATGTGGGATATCCCATCACTATTCATCTACACCTAATATACTTTTTAAAGTATATGAATGCACCAAACCTACTACTATTCATCTTAAACGTCTGAATAGTAGTGAGAGCTGTGATTTTCCAGAAGGGCTACTTATCCTGTATAGGACTGGTATTTTTTCAATTGATGCAACAACAACTCAGCTTAGCATATGTCCTAAGCACAGGGACTTCTATGGTATCCATTGGATAAATAAGAGTGCCCGATGTCAACATCCAGACCACCCCTCTTCCAGCAAAGCCAAGGCTGACCGAGGATCTTCACCTTTGTTGTGCAAGCAGAACTGGCTGTATACTCGACAAATTATTCCCGTAGGAACAggtacaaatatttatttattttctcataGTCTGTAAGTCAATCTGAAATTAGGGGAccaatatttaaaatatcactttgaaataatttcatcTGTCTTGGTCAGTGTAGGCAGAAAGGGGACAACCATTTGATTCCGAAAAAGGGAAGGGGGATTagaatagtcaaaatatttatcatGGTTATATATCACACCAGCTAAGCACAGAATACTCTTTTTCAAGCTTAACAAGGTTACAACTAGTACTGtaaaccatacagccttcaacaatgagcacagcccatacagcatagtcagctattaccTCATTTCAACATACATGATGTACTGTACTGTACTGATATCctagatataggaggatgtggtgtgagtgccaatgagacaactctacatccaaataacaatttaaaaaaagtaaaccattataggtcaatgtacggccttcaacacggatccttggttcacaccgaacaacaagctataaagggtcccaaaattactagtgtaaaaccattcaaacaggaaaaccaatggtctaatctatataaaaaaacaagttagAGAAAATACCCTACATTTCCTGCTTCGTTGACTTTGCTTTGACTTatgtcttatacatgtatatttcatttcataaacaagggacacagattttttttctttcatagttatacatattttgtttgtaggACTTTGCAAGCAATGCTCAATAAAGATGAAGAATTTTGTTAAAAGTGACAAGACACAGGTCAAACTAAATATAGAAGAAGATGTTGGTaagatatattttaaactttCCTATTTAACGGTTCGTTACATATATGATAACCACGATAACcatacaaataaatgaaataacttACATTAAATTACCTgattacatgtacaaaaatgtatgtacattGGATTCTAAGGAATAAATGTCATTAGCGCATACTTACAACTTTCTTCCgatcaaattgcttgaatttgtctttttattttcatagtacatactttttctgtgtactaagtaactacgcatcaatgaccacaagggtaagatttcattTTATCGTAATcaagatattgaaataaaaattgctaCTGACTATTTTGAAGAAAAAGTTGTgttccaaattaaactaaatagtttgtaattagttttcaaattattttttgaacattttaatttaatctttggatttaaaaatatttttgacgaTTATAAAATTCTTTCATTTATATAAAGCGTAACAAATATGGCACTTTATACCTTGATTAGAGAACAATGCCATCTAAAATTGTAATCATTTATTTTCCTTGCAATTTCTGTGTACCCCAAAAAAGAGTGAACCATGAAACCTTGTGAAAGAAAGTTAAAGCAATTTGATCTATTTTGTCatgaattgattgatttttggttacTTAATGACCAGTGacagatatttcatgcatttaaactaatatttcatgcatgtaaaCTATCAACTAAACCACCTATGGGCAcataccaggggcagatccaACTATTTTTAAAAGAGGTTCCATCCGAAGATAAAGGGGGAGGGGTCCAActgtatgtccccattcaaaaatATTGATCATGCCAAAATTATAAAgccaatattaaaccaaatttagGCTTAAACCTAATTTGTGGTACTTTAGTTGGCAGCTCCAATACATGCCCAAAATTTGAAAGGTTTTACTGCCTGctggaaatatatataaagtatcaTATTTTATTCCCCAGCCAAtgagaaattttaaaatttgttagatGGCTACTAATAGACTTATATTAGGAAAAATATAGGGATGAATATTTTTACACTTTtgtataaatttgaatttttcagaattgtttgaGAGATTGTGTGGGCACATTTCAAGTATCCATGAAGATAAGGAAGATACAGATTTAGGAAAACTATATTTTAAGTTGAAAGGGTGTTTTCTAAAAATGACTTCCACATGTTAAACTGAACTTAGTGCAGAGGTGGATTTTAGATGGAAGGGGGGAGGGGGGCAGGCCCCTGGTcccccccttttgagaaaaaaatttggttgattatatagggaatcactgaagcatgatggAAGCGGGCCCCATCTTAGGCACCCAGTGGGGCCCCATCTTAGGCacccagtgggcccccacttatgaaaatttcttcaTCAGCCGCTGTAGTGTAAAAAGGACAGTATAAACTATCTTTTCAAAATGACTGTCACTGCTTCCAAGTCACTGCTAAATGATGATGGCATGACAGAGTTCATCATTCTTTTTATCACATTTCTCTCAATTAACAAATTGAACAGTAATGTATGCAGTATTTCAAGCACAAACAATCAAAAAGTTCAAGAACAAGAGGAATCCTGAAACAAAGTCACACACACATAATGACAACTCAAGAAATACTGATGACtcaaaataaagataaataagaAAGGCAGGCTAATGAAacaattattgattttttcaatCCTTCCAAATTTGATTATAAGTGGAATGCTATGAAATAATACCACACGAATGACAAGGTTCTATAATAGAAAAAGAAGGTTTGGGTTATGGCCCCTACAGTTTAAAACTAGGGCAAATAAAATCTTCTTATACTTTTAATCAGTTTTAATTTGATGTCtaaaatttttatacgaccgcaaaaattttaattttcgtcgtatattgctatcacgttggcgtcgtcgtctgcgtcgtcgtcgtccgaatacttttagttttcgcactctaactttagtaaaagtgaatagaaatctatgaaattttaacacaaggtttatgaccacaaaaggaaggttgggattgattttgggagttttgatcccaacatttcaggaattaggggccaaaaagggcccaaataagcattttcttggttttcgcacaataacttaagtttaagtaaatagaaatctatgaaattttgacacaaggtttatgaccacaaaagaaaggttgggattgattttgggagttttggttctaacagtttaggaattaggggccaaaaaagggccaaaataagcattattcttggtttttgcacaataactttagtttaagtaaatagaaatctatgatatttaaacacaaggtttatgattacaaaaggaaggttggtattgatttggggagttgagatcccaacagtttaggaatttggggATCAAAAagaggcccaaataagcatttttcttggttttcacattataactttagtacaagtgaatagaaatctatgaaatttaaacacaaggtttatgaccataaaaggaagttggtattgattttgggagttttggtcccaacagtttaggaatttggggcccaaagggtccaaaattaaactctgtttgatttcatcaaaaattgaataattggggttctttgatatgccgaatctaactgtgtatgtagattcttaatttttggtcccgttttcaaattggtttacattaaggtccaaagggtccacacttaaactttgtttgattttgacaaaaattgaatcgttggggttctttgatatgctgaatctaaaaatgtacttagatttttaattattggcccagttttcaagttggtccaaatcggggtccaaaattaaactttgtttgatttcatcaaaaattgaataaatggggttctttgatatgtcaaatctaactgtgtatgtagattcttaatttttggtcccattttcaaattggtttacattaaggtccaaaggatccaaacttaaactttgtttgattttgacaaaaattgaatccttggggttctttgatatgctgaatctaaaaatgtacttagatttttaattattggcccagttttcaagttggtcgaaatcggggtccaaaattaaactttgtttgatttcatcaaaaattgaataaacggggttctttgatatgccaaatctaactgtgtatgtagattcttgatttttggtccagttttcaaattggtctacattaaggtccaaagggtccaaaatcatAATGTGAcataaacctatgttgtgtcaactatttaatcacaatccacatTTATAGCTGTATCAAActtaaaagttgtgtccatacttgtcccatCTGTTCAGGGTTCTACATCTGCGGTCATATAATGCTGCGCCCTGCGAAGCAACTGGTTGTTTTTTAATCTGCTAAATCTAAGATTTTAGATTCAGATTTAAATTTAGATATTGTCCTCATTTTGAATTAGTCCACAATCTTGACATGatgcaaaatggtccaaaatttaattttgtgatgTATGATTTCAACAAAAAGGCTTGAATAAGCATGAAATGATTATAAGAGGTTGTGATAAGAAAAAGATAAAAGGGAAGAACATCAACTGCAAATGTTAAAAGAAAACAGATACCCTTAAAACTGatttaaaaatatatggtttaaatGTACTTTCACTTTAAATAGATAATTTGTTCtggtttaaaaaatatcaatccAAATGTCCATTGAAAGGATATTCTTTTCTGATTTGTAAAATACGTTTGGTTGCTCATGTTGCTATTAATCTCATTTTCTTTTTGATGGACCAATGAAATCAAATCTAGATACCCCTTGTCACTTTAACTAACTGttctttaattgtatatatatctttGATGGAAAATACAAAATGGCAATTAACCCTTATATGAAATTTTTCAAACCATACACCAAACCATCCTATTGATTTCACGAACATTTTGACTGTATAATTTTTCTTACTGAAGAGATTCAAACATAAAACAACGAGTCACAACATTGTGTGGATATACGTGTTCAAACTCAAAGGCACATTATGTGATCGATCCTTCATATGCAAAATATCTGATTGACATATTGTTAACCCAAATTTGCCAAAATTAAATTAAGTggagggaaaaaaaataaaaaaggtctTTCCAACATCAAATATCTTAATCATTTTAGGAGCCACTTTCGGTTTACTACTGGTGTCAACTCGATTTTCATTTTCTCAATGTTGAGCACAAATTCCTCAGCAGTAAGACAATCCTTTCTTCAAATCATTCACATATTCAATTTTATAGTTTATACGAGAGGCAGCTGCAGTGTACCAAGCCGGTCCCGGATATGCATAAAATACTGGAAAGAAAGCAACCAACACTTATAAACATTGGGAAAAGTTTCTTGTTGCAGAATGATAAGAATCATACGTTTACAACAAAGCATGCCGTTTGGTTTGATAAGTCTGTTAGAtgtgtaccgattatcaggtcgtctgcatgttgatattgtaaaatatcagctgcaagTCACAATAGGAAGCTTTTTTTCAAAGtgtgtcgagcagctgatattttacaatatcattatGCAGATgacctgataatcgatttatcgggctgtatTTGCGTCTTTTAGAAGCGTTttcttagtttcaccagcaaccgAAAGATGACTTAATAAGTTCGGGTCAAAtttatcaacgtcggttcaaacattatgacgtcgatGATATTTCCGGGTCAAAGTTATAAGGCCGGGTCAAAGACTTTGACGTAACAAAGCCATGATAATGAATTTTATTAAGAGCTAagcagagtgatatagacagtaaGACGACAAATAAATGTTGAAGTTGAACAGTCTTAAGATACGGCAAATCGTTTTCAAATTACAAATTCAAACATAGCTAATTTAAaccaatgaaaacatttttataaacaaacttTCCTCAGACATCAAGACTGATTTTCGATACCGATCCAGTATATAGATTAAAAAGAAGAAACGTCCTGCGAATAAATAGCATACAAAAATTGTCAAATACTATTTACCTAATGACGGTgtcatttatcattttatttagtaGCTAAATTCAGTATTTAGGAACCAGCATATGAATTATTTAatgacaatatttattttttgcattaGATGATAATTTAAATTCTGTGCTGTTATCATTAACAAATAACACTACAATTGGTATTTGTCACTAAATATCTTAAGACTGTGTTTTAATAAGAAGtgcaaacatttcttagcttttatttcaaatacagaTCAGGGTTCAAGACCAGAAgtaatgataaaatttattaaaaagatgTAACAACACTTCATATGAATTgttaaatcaattttatttttgtctgGCTAATATTTGACTGTATACTCGAtccataaaataattaaaaaataattcatgggggcttgaatatatcgtgattttaccacgggtttgccctttatgacaaatattttaccctgagcgatagcgaggggtaaaatatcggcataaagggacaacccgtggtaaaatctaaatatattcaagcccccatgaattatttcgattataggacaaatacggcaattcttttggatcgaagcgctctaggtggaggcaaatgtgtgccgttcccataaattaaCGCACTTTTAGattggcgtaaaagaacggagcaaacagaATAAGTGACATGatcaaactatttacaataacgtatttggatagatttggatgaattttaatgataatttacttatatgtcttcTATGTATAAAAGAATAGGCTataccacattttagcatcgtttgtttacgtttccttgttgtgataTGTTGGTATCAGAAgtgtgtattttcccgtaaaatgcttaaaTTATTACGTCATCATTCTATAACGTCGGGtacttcattcataaaaaaacatatgacgtgggagtacgatcggaacagccaatgcaatatattcatattttaccacgggtgtgtactcaaagcgtttgaaggacgtcatgttagaatataAAATTGCATATATTCGTCTCAGGTAAAGTTGCGTGATAAAAAAAGTCTTATGTGACACTTTTTTCTAATCTTGTTTACGGAATCGAGTGTACTTTGTGTGGTTTGATTTATGCAGGCGAAACAAAGAGCAGATTAAACACCCGAATGAATGGACATAGGTCAAGTGTGAACGATATTCATAACCAACAAATCGTTTACcaacatttcaaccaaattgaCCATTAAGGAAATTCCATTAAAGTTcgcattttagaaaaaaattatcacCACACCAATAATCCAACATTAAGTACACCGTTTCGCAGACAAAGAGAAGAGTACTGGATCAGAAAATTAGGTACTGCAACACCTTATGGATGCAACGATAAAATAGATATTGTAGGTAACTTGAGTAGCCCTATCTGTAGTTCAGTGAATGTGATGGATTTGTTCAATAGGTCTCTTCGTCGGCCGAGGAGCCATGGACATCGtcgctagctcaaagtacgttgattttgttgaacgaggaatattGCTTTCTCAAAAgctgctaagacagggctatggatcaatcaaattaaggtcatcttTCAAgacattttacggtcgccatcatgagctgactGGCCATTacgacaaaagtgtgtcagaaatcatatctgatattcttcctcagtcataacaaccttccatcattaccgaactgaacaaagaaattaCACGACGgatgccgtatacggtgcaggaaatgcttacccttccggagcacctgatttcactcccggtttttagtggagttcgtgttgtttcttatttattatttataaccgttgatgtaaatgtcctttggttttgtgagtctttgtttactccttggtttagattgttattgtctttattgCAGTATCTGGCAAGTTACGTTGATACCaagaaaaataaatggagaacGTGTCCATAGGACTCTGTTGTTGCCCCGACCTGCATTTAACGTTATCAATTGGAAATTACTCTGGAAAGATATAAGTCACGCCAACAAAACCTTTGTTTGTGGTATTTTGTCATATCATTTtgttaattaaaaagaaattcgACCGAGAACAGAAACTAATTTTAAGATGAAAGGAAGGATAAGACAAAACGTAATACCCTGTCTGCCGCGGCGGGAGCATAAAAATCAAACATGTGAAACGCTTTTCTGGAATTATCTTAACCATGAACGATTAatgccgaatatttgaaagccaatgatgaaCAAGAACCGAAACTTTGGAAAACTATAGGACCAAAAATGACCTTAAGAAAATATCCAAATTAATCTAAGGTCACATTTTACTGAGGGAGGAGGAACCTTAGTTTCTAATTTagtaaatacattattttgttatacaaaaaaaagcGTGTTCTGTTTGTCCGTGATGCGTACGGCAAAATTAAAGCGTGGGTTTGTCGACATGCCAACTGACTTGAATTTCGTTATGTCATggttatattaaatgaaaaaaaataagcattGCTTTTTGAATAAAATCAAGGCATTATTTTTTCTACTCATTTAATTGTTTAACTGTGATCAGTGAACAATTATATATCTGATTTAAGATGCAATatgaaacattaattttaaacCGGTTATACGACTACCAAAGTATGttcaaaggaaataaaaaaaacccacttttaatatttttcctCTTTTGACGTAT includes:
- the LOC139503046 gene encoding uncharacterized protein → MSASSDGLTDDIYSEVCDFSYLGGGCGISHHYSSTPNILFKVYECTKPTTIHLKRLNSSESCDFPEGLLILYRTGIFSIDATTTQLSICPKHRDFYGIHWINKSARCQHPDHPSSSKAKADRGSSPLLCKQNWLYTRQIIPVGTGLCKQCSIKMKNFVKSDKTQVKLNIEEDVELFERLCGHISSIHEDKEDTDLGKLYFKLKGCFLKMTSTC